CTGCCGGGCGATCTCCAGCACATTGCTCTGCTTCACCCCAACGAACCTGTTCGCCAGGTGGAGACGCGTCGATGCGGCCTTGGGCACCACCCAGATCGTATGGCCTCATCTTGCTCCAATCCTGATACCCTTTCCCATGGAAAGGAAGGATTTGCATGATTGATCTGACCGGCAAAGTTGCCGTTATCTTCGGCCTGGCCAACAAGCGCAGCATCGCCTGGGGTATCGCCCAGAAGCTCTCTGAGGCAGGCGCGACCATCGCCCTCTGCTACCAGAACGAGCGTCTGAAGAGGGAAGCCGATGCTCTGCTGCCGGAGCTGAAGAGCGCCAAGGCCTTCCAGTGCGACCTCTCCGTCGATGCTGAGATCGAGTCCACCTTCGCGGCCTTCCAGCAAGAGTTCGGCAAGATCGACATCCTGGTCCACGCCGTCGCCTACGCACCCGCCGACGAGATCAAGAACGACTTCATCTTCACCAGCCGCGAAGGCTTCCGCATTGCGCACGACGTCAGCGCTTACACGCTAATCGCGATCTCTCGCGCGGCCCTGCCCCTGATGACCGAAGGTGGAGCCATCCTCACCCTGAGCTACTACGGCGCGGAGAAGGTCTTCCCCAACTACAACGTCATGGGTGTCGCCAAAGCCGCTCTGGAAGCGACCGTTCGCTATCTCGCCGCCTCACTCGGACCGAAGAACATCCGCGTCAACGCCATCTCCGCCGGCCCCATCAAGACACTGGCTGCGCGCGGTATCGGCGACTTCACCAAGATCCTGGACACCGTCACCGAGCGCGCTCCGCTGCATCGCAATGTCGATCAGCTCGAGGTCGGCGGCGCAGCACTCTTCCTCTGCTCTCCTCTGGCCAGCGCCATCACCGGCGAGATCACCTACGTCGATTGCGGTTACAACATCACCGGAATGTAAGGAGATCTTCCATGCGCATTGCAGATGTTTTGCTGGCCGACTATGACACAGAGATCAGAAGCGCCCAGCGGCTCTTCGAGCGGCTTCCCTCCATTGAGAAGGCCGACTGGAAGCCTCATGAAAAGTCCATGCTCTTCGGCAAGCTGGTGATGCATGTAGCCACCTTGCCCGGCTTTGGCGCCATGGTGCTGAGCGAGCCGATCCTCGACATGGCACAAGGCAAGATACCGAGCTTTGCTTATGAGAGTCCGGCTCAAGCCTCGGCTGTACTCGCCGACTTGGCAGCAAAGACACGCAAGCTGCTCGCAAACATCCCCGATGAGGAGATGGAGACAACCTGGCAGTTGAAGTTCCATGATCGGGTCTTCTTTACCGGCAGCCGCATCCTGGCCTATCGCACCATGTTCTTCAATCACTTTGTCCATCACCGGGCACAGCTTGGCGTCTATCTGCGCTTGCTGGAAGTTCCCATCCCAGGCATGTATGGACCATCGGCGGACGAGCCGATCAATCTCGGATGAACAATTCACCTTACACCGCCATCGCTCGCCTTTTGCGTCCACAGGGACGCAAGGGCGAGCTGTTGGCGGATCTGCTGACCGATTTCCCCGAGCGCTTTGAAACCACCAGCTCCGTGCTGCTGGAAAATGCTACCGGCGAACCTACACCCGCTACTCTGGAAGGCCACTGGTTTCCCGTGGGCCGCAACGCCGGCCGTGTCGTGTTGAAGCTGAGCGGCATCGATTCCATCAATGATGCCGAGACCCTGCAGGGCAAGCTGGTGTTCGTTCCCGACGCGGAACGCGTCGCGCTCGCGGAAGACCGCGTGTGGATCGCAGACCTGATCGGCTGCGAGCTCTATCATCACGATCGCCCTGTCGGCACCGTCGTCGATGTCCACGGGAGTGAATCGCCGCACGGCGCATCGCTCCTCGTCGTGAAAAAACGCGAGAGCGACGATGAACTTTTGATCCCCTTCGTTCAGGCATATATCCAATCGCTGAATCTCGATGCGAAACGCATCGAGATGAATCTCCCGGAAGGTTTGCTGGAGATCAACGGTTAAAGTCCATACGTCGCAGCTCAAGTCAGGCACGGCTTCAGCCGTGCGATATCAAGGCCACAATGAGGGCGGCTTTAGCGGCTGAGGTCAAAATCCATGGATATCACCAGACAGAAATGGGACGGCTAATTAGCCGTCCCATTTCAACCTAACCAGAAAGAAGCTTCAAAGATCAATCAAGACTAATCACGCGATCCGAAGTTCCACGCGAAGCCCACCGAAATCACCGGGTACACCGTCGCATAGTCATTAAGATCGTTCTGGATCTTCACCCGCTGGCGCTGCAGGTCAGCCATCGCGGTCGCATCGGTTGAGAGCTTGCCGCAGCCTCCCGCATCGCAGACCGTTCCATCCAGGTCCAGACCGAACTTCGGAGCTCCCGTAAAGACCACTCCGATATCCACCGGAATACTCCAGCGGCGGCCATTGCGCGGAATCAGATTGCCGAAACCGAAGGTGACCATCGGCGCCACCGTGCGATCGTAGGCAAACGTGGCATTTCCCTTCACCGGATCCGTCGGCGAGTTAGTGTAGGTGCCGTCGCCCATGTCAAACCGTGCACCTGGATCGATATGGATAAACGCCGATCCATGGTTCTTCTGAAAGGCAAGGCCCGGGCTGACGTGAAAACCGCCCGCCTTATAGAACGGGAAGTAGTCGACCTGCACCTGTCCGGACTTGAAGTTGAGGTCGGCGTCGTAGTTCCATCCACCGTTCCCAAACGTACCGGTATATCCAAAGAAGTTTGCGCCCATGCGCAGGTTAACTCGCCGGCCAAGTGGCGTCGCTACCTCCGGTCCGAACCCAAGAGAACCAAAGCGAAATCCAGTGGCGTACTGACGAAACGGACGAATCTGGAAGGCCGACCTCCCTGCAGGAGGCGGGATGATCGCCCCGGCATCGGCCGCATCCTCCTCGTCCATGGAGCCAATAGGCTGGGACGAGCTGCTCATGTCGAGCGCGGCGAGCTGCAGTGTGGGGCGATTCGACCGGCCATTTACCGACCAGTCAGAAGTTGTTGGTTGCAAAGGCGACGAACTCTGTGCGTGCAGAGGGAGGGATGCGACGCCGGCGGCGGCCAGCGTAAGCATTAGAATTCGGTGTTTCAGCACGTTAGTCGATGTCCTAATAGAGGGAAATTTGGTCAACGCACACACACATCTACCCGGCAGGTTTCGCATACACGATCCCCTTTTGAGGCTCACTCGTCGTTCCGGGACCCCACCCGCTCACTGCAAATTGTGGCTGACTTCGTGAACCTAGAATAGCCCGGTTTCAGCGCCTCTCGATGAATTCCACGCAAACCGGGGACTCCAACTGTACCATTCTGGGACAGTGCCGTCTTCCCTCAGCGGGCGGCATTCCGGGCCTGCATCGCCGCCGCCCACGATTCGTACAGAAGCTGTTTCTGCTCCCGCTTCCATTCCTCTTCCGGAAGTACCATCAGGTCCGCTCTAGGAATCCCTGGAAACCCGCTGCCGACCGCATCAAGTCCGCCTTCACGATCTTCCCGGATGTAGTTCTTCGAGATCTCAACGTTGTTCTTCTGGATCCACGCGGAGATATGCGTCATCCCGGCAGCGCGGATTCCCGCCTCATCCCAGAACCCGAAATGCAATTGCTGGTTGAGCCAGAGCATCCCGTCCAGGTTCACCCAACTGGTGCGATGGCTGATCCCTGGATATAGCACTGTCGTAAACAGACCTTCTTCAGTGCCCATCAGACGCGCGGCACTGTCGCGTGTCGCTGCAAACCACGCCGGAGGATGATCGCTCATCTTCATCACCGTATCCGCATCGCCGTTCATCACGTACATGGGACCGCGCTCGGCATTCAGGGTGTAGAGAATCGGCCCACGATCGCCCAGCACAGC
This genomic window from Terriglobus albidus contains:
- a CDS encoding enoyl-ACP reductase FabI; this encodes MIDLTGKVAVIFGLANKRSIAWGIAQKLSEAGATIALCYQNERLKREADALLPELKSAKAFQCDLSVDAEIESTFAAFQQEFGKIDILVHAVAYAPADEIKNDFIFTSREGFRIAHDVSAYTLIAISRAALPLMTEGGAILTLSYYGAEKVFPNYNVMGVAKAALEATVRYLAASLGPKNIRVNAISAGPIKTLAARGIGDFTKILDTVTERAPLHRNVDQLEVGGAALFLCSPLASAITGEITYVDCGYNITGM
- a CDS encoding DinB family protein, with the protein product MRIADVLLADYDTEIRSAQRLFERLPSIEKADWKPHEKSMLFGKLVMHVATLPGFGAMVLSEPILDMAQGKIPSFAYESPAQASAVLADLAAKTRKLLANIPDEEMETTWQLKFHDRVFFTGSRILAYRTMFFNHFVHHRAQLGVYLRLLEVPIPGMYGPSADEPINLG
- the rimM gene encoding ribosome maturation factor RimM (Essential for efficient processing of 16S rRNA) is translated as MNNSPYTAIARLLRPQGRKGELLADLLTDFPERFETTSSVLLENATGEPTPATLEGHWFPVGRNAGRVVLKLSGIDSINDAETLQGKLVFVPDAERVALAEDRVWIADLIGCELYHHDRPVGTVVDVHGSESPHGASLLVVKKRESDDELLIPFVQAYIQSLNLDAKRIEMNLPEGLLEING